In Fodinibius saliphilus, a genomic segment contains:
- a CDS encoding transporter translates to MSLYRILRKSIATTGFYLLLIGMSNALYAQHKIYYSGSIQLAEGNYFFEKSTWSLYATNSITISALKFRVSVDIPMVFQSSPWVSYNNVGGIPTGGPQNSSVRGYARGGRHGNGKTKRRAILVLSDTASYSKFGISDPSVFGEYSLVQSESGATALNINFSVKFPFADPDKGFGTGAWDLGIGGSMVKRFGTWFISGNVMYWNLGDMDELVLENTWYFGASLGKEMLNGKWTIMGSVGSMSEVIEGIDPPITVGLGINYILSEQITLLVNAFKGFSEGASDLSFGGGCQIRLN, encoded by the coding sequence TTGTCATTATATAGAATTCTAAGAAAAAGTATTGCTACCACCGGATTTTATTTGTTGTTGATTGGGATGTCAAATGCACTATATGCACAACACAAAATATATTATTCGGGAAGTATTCAGTTAGCGGAGGGAAATTACTTTTTTGAAAAGTCGACGTGGTCGTTATATGCTACTAACAGTATTACTATATCGGCATTAAAATTTAGGGTATCTGTAGATATTCCGATGGTTTTCCAAAGTTCACCATGGGTATCATATAATAATGTGGGAGGAATTCCTACTGGAGGTCCCCAAAATAGTTCAGTGCGTGGGTATGCTAGAGGGGGAAGACATGGAAATGGGAAAACGAAACGAAGGGCCATACTTGTATTATCTGATACTGCCTCATATTCAAAATTTGGTATTAGTGATCCCTCTGTTTTTGGAGAGTATTCTTTGGTTCAGTCAGAATCTGGGGCAACAGCATTGAATATTAATTTTTCTGTTAAATTTCCTTTTGCTGATCCCGACAAGGGATTTGGCACAGGGGCATGGGATTTGGGAATCGGCGGTTCAATGGTAAAGCGCTTTGGAACATGGTTTATAAGTGGAAATGTTATGTACTGGAACCTTGGAGATATGGATGAATTAGTTTTAGAAAATACTTGGTATTTTGGGGCTAGTCTTGGTAAGGAGATGCTAAACGGGAAATGGACAATAATGGGATCTGTTGGAAGTATGTCAGAGGTGATTGAAGGTATAGATCCACCGATAACTGTCGGTTTGGGTATTAACTATATTCTTAGTGAACAAATTACGTTACTGGTTAATGCTTTTAAGGGATTTTCTGAGGGGGCGTCTGATTTATCCTTTGGCGGAGGCTGCCAAATTCGCCTAAATTGA
- a CDS encoding DUF4175 domain-containing protein produces the protein MKILLKVFYGIFVGALLIVNPIFAQQQSQRMMNKQMQKMSQDMTKMTERITMMNQQMAKMMQQAKNEQTRNQYQMMNSMGEQMGFMVRNMENAAEHCNQMLQDKQMMQNREMKRDMEQVWQNLNTMMGQLNETVEKMEGITKSINKGQPMQQGKNNN, from the coding sequence ATGAAAATTTTATTAAAAGTATTTTATGGAATTTTTGTTGGGGCTTTATTGATAGTGAATCCAATATTTGCCCAACAACAGTCACAGAGAATGATGAACAAGCAGATGCAAAAAATGTCGCAAGACATGACTAAAATGACAGAACGTATCACTATGATGAACCAGCAAATGGCAAAAATGATGCAACAGGCCAAAAATGAACAGACAAGAAATCAGTATCAGATGATGAATAGTATGGGTGAGCAAATGGGATTCATGGTAAGAAATATGGAAAATGCTGCTGAACATTGTAATCAAATGTTACAGGATAAACAGATGATGCAGAATCGTGAGATGAAAAGAGATATGGAGCAGGTCTGGCAAAACCTTAACACAATGATGGGACAGCTTAATGAAACCGTGGAAAAAATGGAGGGCATAACAAAAAGTATAAACAAAGGTCAGCCTATGCAGCAGGGAAAGAATAATAACTAA
- a CDS encoding universal stress protein, with translation MRNIDHILLPTDFSTDARNALTFALEIAIQCGASIHLLHSIEEPYDIAPLIEKAKGALKRRVKQLFDDLLNNIKKEKRYQELEIYTDILTGPAMYTIIEETENRNFDLIVMGSKGRTGLEKVFLGSTTSEIIKQSDVPVLAIPKDSEYSPFKKMLFTTNYQDADLEGLQSITAFAAHFDATIDVFHITEDDNLRSTCLFRGFKEIATETISYGKLNFLQHTGSSFFEGMLSHLQKSPVDLVIMIHYQHAFSIFKKKHSQKMSDNITIPLLILAGNNLMNT, from the coding sequence ATGAGAAATATTGATCATATACTATTACCAACCGACTTTTCTACAGATGCCCGAAATGCTCTTACCTTTGCCTTGGAAATTGCCATTCAGTGTGGTGCTTCTATTCATTTATTACATTCAATTGAAGAACCTTATGACATTGCCCCTTTGATTGAAAAAGCTAAAGGAGCCTTAAAGCGAAGAGTTAAACAGCTATTTGATGACCTCCTAAACAATATCAAAAAAGAAAAGCGCTACCAAGAGTTAGAGATATATACTGATATACTGACTGGTCCCGCGATGTATACAATAATAGAAGAAACCGAAAATCGTAATTTCGACTTAATAGTAATGGGATCAAAAGGACGTACTGGACTAGAAAAAGTATTTTTGGGCAGTACTACATCAGAAATAATAAAACAATCAGATGTACCGGTGCTGGCTATCCCTAAAGATTCTGAATACAGTCCATTTAAAAAGATGCTATTTACCACTAATTATCAAGATGCTGATTTAGAAGGGCTACAATCTATAACGGCATTTGCCGCGCATTTCGATGCAACTATTGATGTGTTTCATATCACGGAGGATGATAACCTCAGGAGTACCTGTTTATTTCGAGGCTTTAAAGAAATTGCAACTGAAACGATATCATACGGTAAGCTAAACTTTCTTCAACATACCGGAAGTTCGTTTTTTGAAGGTATGCTCTCTCATCTACAAAAATCCCCGGTAGATTTGGTAATAATGATCCATTACCAACATGCATTTTCCATCTTTAAGAAGAAACATTCACAAAAAATGAGTGACAATATTACAATCCCCCTGCTAATATTAGCAGGTAACAATCTCATGAATACATAG
- a CDS encoding DUF2267 domain-containing protein, which translates to MKKKLKWFSRYTGEQLEKENAKGETHKKSYKYLKDGTMKNSVDLEKYEKDAKQWIYEVATWLKLDPERSVSWNVLKVVLHSLRDRLPVEETFHFSAQLPLLIRGAFFEGYRVTGKPEKFHKSEIEKRLTKVLPPTLKIDARDAFKAVLLVLHDHVSTGELEDIYENMPKDIKQLWDESLKTHSI; encoded by the coding sequence ATGAAAAAAAAATTAAAGTGGTTTAGCCGATATACAGGTGAACAGTTGGAAAAAGAGAATGCTAAAGGCGAAACTCACAAGAAGAGCTACAAATATTTAAAAGATGGTACCATGAAAAATAGTGTTGATCTGGAAAAGTATGAAAAAGATGCAAAACAGTGGATATATGAAGTTGCTACATGGCTAAAATTGGATCCTGAACGATCAGTATCTTGGAACGTACTAAAAGTAGTATTACATAGCTTACGAGATCGGCTGCCTGTAGAAGAGACCTTTCACTTTTCTGCCCAATTACCATTATTAATAAGAGGAGCTTTTTTTGAGGGGTATCGCGTGACTGGAAAACCCGAAAAATTCCATAAAAGTGAAATAGAAAAACGTCTTACTAAAGTGCTACCGCCTACATTGAAGATTGATGCTAGAGACGCTTTTAAAGCGGTATTATTGGTTTTACATGATCATGTTAGTACAGGGGAACTTGAAGATATTTATGAAAACATGCCCAAAGATATAAAGCAACTATGGGACGAAAGTTTAAAAACACATTCCATTTAA